The DNA region GTTCACGAGGCGGCGGCGGCAAATGGAAATAACGAATAACGCCAACAGGCGGCAGTCCTTCTACAGAAGGTCTGCCGCCTGTTCTATGATCCGCTCGATCTGCGCCGCCGCCTGCCGGAGATCCGCCTTTTCCCCCCGCCGCAGCTTCGCTTCCAGGGCAGCGAAGATCGCGGCGATCTCATGGATCGCTGCTTCCCTCCGCTGCCTCACGGCCGCTGCATGAGTGCTTCAACTTCCCGGCGAAGTTCAAAAGCTTCCTGCTGCAATGCACGCAAAGACTTCTCCGCCTGCCCCTCAGCCAATCCCAGCTCGAGATCTCGGAAGCGTTCCGATGTCAGAAGCCGCTCAAGCCTCCCCTTAGCATCCGCCGCAAACGCTTGTCCCTCGGTGAGCATGCGCCTCGTCCAGCGCCGCTTCACGATCAGCGCTGCCATATGACCACGATCAGTGCGATTGCAGCAGCCAGAATAGTCAAAGTCAATATATTAGAGAATATATATGCGATTAGATCTGGAATCCAGCGGGCAATCTCCGCCGCGATGATCTCTTCCATCTGTCCATATCCTCCTGAGATAACGGCATGCCAAACCCCTCATCCACTCACCCGGCAGCATGATGCCAGATATGAAGCCAGCCCTGTCAGGATTTTGTCCGATCAATATGCATAAAAGGCTCGACACATAGCTTTATTTTTATTATCGTTTAGTTTGAACCTTCTGCTTCTGAGCCGGAGGATCGTTCCCATGCGGGATGCCGCGGCATAGCAGCGGTGACGGCAGCACAGGAATCCCGCCGGATGACAGGCTTCTTAAGCTTCTTACATGTATTATGCCCACGAATGATGGGATGACGGTTGTTTTGGCAGCGACTATGGCAAGCTAGATGCAGAAAGGAATGATCACGCGTGAACGCCGTCGTATTCGATCTAGAATTGGTGAAACGATTCCGCAAAGGACAACCTTCGGAGATCGTGGAGATCGGGGCTTGCAAAGTCGATCTTTCCTCGAGGGAGATCATCGATCAATTTCAGATCTATATCGCGCCGCGCAAAGGTTACATCGCCAAGAGCACGCGCAGCTTCATCAATATGAGCAAACAAGACATGTTGTCCGCTGTGCCCTTCCGCGTCGGCATCAAGCGGTTCGTCGAATGGCTGGGCGAGGACTATTACTTATGTTCCTGGGGCAAGGATGACCGCATTCACCTCATCGATGAATGCATCCGCAAGAAGGTCAACTTGAAGTGGCTCATCAATTACAATGATATTCAGAAGCAGATCGGCGCTGTGCTGCGAGAAGACAATCGCAATCAGTTAGGCCTGCAGAACGCCTTAGAGCTGGCCGGCATCGAACCCGTGGGGCTGGCGCACCGCGGGATCGACGACGCGATCAATACGGCGAGACTCATGATCCGGCTGCTGGATCATATCCAATTGCAGCGCAATGAGGTGACGGACCAGGAGATCAAACAGTTCATCCAGAAACGGCAGAGGAAACGACAAGCACGCGCCAGAGCACTTAGTACAGCCAAAAATAAATCCCCTGAAGCCTCAGAGGAACAAAAAAGCGACCCGTCCTAGATTCCAGGTCCCCTCCAAGGAGGGGGCCTGGCTTTATACAACTCCAATCACAAACCAAACAGCTGCAGCAGGAACATCGCGCCGATACCTGTGATCACCGTGAACAATAGACTTCTCGTTGCGATCGCAACGATGAGGGTCGGAATAAGGGCGAGCAGATTCACGTTCTCCATCAGCGGAATGAAGCTCTCCCCTTCCGTTAACACCGCCTGCACCAGCAGCGCCGTCATGACCGCGATCGGCACGTATTGCAAGAACCGCAGCAGCCACTCCGGCATGCCGAACTTCGTGATCAGCACCATCGGCAGCACGCGGGGCAGCAAGGTGACGAGCGAGACCCCGATCAGCAGCCAGAGGAATCCTTCGCTGAGCGTCATCGTTCCACCACCATCCCAGTAATCGCCGCAGCCACTGCCGCCGCGATCACCGCGATATGGCCCGGCAGCCAGAGGAAGGCAAGGACGAAGTAGACGATCGTGCTGCCGGCAACGATCAAGTCCGTTCTGAATTTCTTACGGTGGATCAGGGACTGCACAACCAGCCCGGCGAACATCGCCGGCAGGGCAAAGCCCAGCCCAAATTGCTGCGGATTCGGGATCCAGGTGCCGAACCAGGCGCCGACCAGCGTCGCCAAGACCCAGTTGATCTGCGCTGTGATATTCATGCCCAGCATCCACTGGTCGCGATGGGTCGTATTCGGGGTCAAACGGTTAATCGCTACGCCGAAGGTCTCGTCGGTCAACTGGGCGCCCAGGATGAAATTCTTCTTCGCTGAATACTGCCGGAACATCGGAGCTAACGCCGCGCTGAGCAGAAGATGGCGCAGATTGACGAAGAACACGGTGACGATGATGGATAAGATCGAACTGCCCGCACTCATCATGCCGGCGACGATGAACTGCGCCGAGCCCGCATACAGGAACACGGACATCAGCCCGATCTCCAGAACGCTCAGCCCCTCGGCCGCACCGACCACTCCCGCAGCGAAGCCGATGCTAAGGTATCCCAGCAGCGTCGGGATACAGTCCTTCACCCCACCCCAGAAGGTGAGCCGTTCCAGCGGCAGCTGACCGGAAGGGCTGAGCTCTGCCTGAGCCGCAGCAGAGTCAGAGGGAAGAATCGGATTCTCTATAGGATGTTCTATAGGCTTCTCTGTATGCGAGCCATTCACGGCTGAAGAGTCCGCCGTCAATCTGCGTAACGATTGTTGCCTGCCAGATCTGCGCACTTGCTCGTTCCTCTCCCTTTATTATGATCTGTATGTAAATCATGACTCAGCATTCGCTGAGCCATTCTCCCCGCAACCTCCACTCCTGCATAACAGACTCTTTGCCTAATCCTTCACAACTGCTCCGCACATTCCATCTCTTCCTCTGGCATGAGATGCTTCCCCGCTGCTCGATAAATCAACCACTGAGCTGCAGCAGCTTAAACCTCCGCATGCGCGATTTGGACCTGTTTGACCCTGCGCTGCACCAACCTCAAACGGATGAAGAAGCCAATGGCAGCACAGGTCAGTCCAATCGTAATGCCGATCCAGAATCCGTAAGGACCAAGTCCTGTGGACTGCGCCAGCCAATATCCCGAGGGGATGCCGATCAGCCAATAGGCGATCAATGCCGTGATGAACGGCACGGTGACATCCTTATAACCCCTTAAGATTCCCTGCAGAGATGCTTGAGAAGCATCCGACAACTGGTAGATCATAGCGAACAGGAAGAACTGAGCCGCCAGTTCGATGACCCGACGGTCATTATTGTAGATATAAGCGATCGGCTCGCGGAAGAAGAACAAGAGCATCGCGCCGATCGACATGATCCCCAGGGCGCCTAGAACGCCCAGCACCGAATACTGCCTCGCATCGTCATAACGCCTGCTGCCCACCTCATAGGCGACGACGATCGTCAGCGTCATCGAGATGCTGAGCGGCATCATGAACATCAGCGATGAGAAGCTCATCGCGACTTGGTGCGCTGCCAGCGTGACTGTATCGAACATCGAAGCGACGAGCAGGGTCATCAGAGAGAAGATGCTTGCCTCGAAGAAGATCGATAAACCTATCGGCACGCCGATGCGAATCTGCTCCCACCATGCTGTGAGGGACGGCCGATACCATCTGCGGAACAGCTGATACGACCGGAAGACTTCCAGCCGCGCCGCCAGCAGGATGCTGACGAAGAGGATCACCCAATAAGTCACCGCCGTCGCCGCACCGGCACCGATTCCGCCTAACCTGGGCAGTCCAAGCTTGCCGAAGATGAGCAGATAGTTAAGGACGACATTGAGCGGCAGACCGATGAGCAGGATGATCTTCATCGTAATCCCCGTATACCCTTGTGCATCAAAAAAATATCGCAGCACCTGCGAGGCGAAGTAAGGGATGATGCCAAATCCTATGGCAATCAAATAATGCTTAGCGACATGATACACTTCGGGATCGTCGATATCGATGAGTCCGAGAACCGGATCGAGGAAGAAAACCCCCGCCGTGATCAGAACTACGCTGATCAACAGAGAGACATAGAGGCCCTGCGTGACGGCCTGGGAGATCTTCTCGCGCTCTCCACTTCCCAGCAGCTGCCCGATGATCGGCGAGATCGCTAGGATGATCCCGCCAAGCCCGATCGATATGGGCATCCACAGGTTAAATCCAACGGCCACCCCCGCCTGCTGAGCTGTACCTGCACGCCCCGTCATCATCGTATCCACGACGGTCATCGCATTGTAGCTGACCTGCGTGATGAGGATCGGCCATAACAACTTCAGGAATAACCGGATTTTCTCCCGCAGTGTATAGGTCTGATGCATCGTTCGTTTCTCCTTTTCACCTATGATTGTTGCTCATATCTCAGCAAATCCAAGATTTCGCAAGGCAAAGCAGCATTTGTCCATACACGAAATACACGAAATACACGAACACACGAATATACGAATATACGAAACCCAGGGAGCCTTAACCCCCTGGGCTGTACCCCAATCGATTGTATCGAAGGGCTTGCTACGGGTCAATATCATCCCCGAAGCGTTCCACGCAACCGGTTATCCTTACCAGTCGTCGGTGATATTCTTATTGATCTTATTCAAACTGGGCGGAAGTTTCCTCATCTTCTCCGCCTTCGGCGTGATTACTTCGTCCTTCCTGGAAGCCTGACGCTGCAATTCCCGGAAGGACTGACTCTTATGACGCGCATACCGCTTCACCCCTTGAAGCTTAATATTCCCGCCGCAACCCGAGCCATCCTTAGCAATCACAGCCAGGCTCCCGCGCCGCTGACAAGGTCAATGTGTGATCAATAAGCCAGGGCGAACAAGCCCCGAATCTGCGACAGATAGCGGATATTGCTCGCTTCTTTCATCAGAGCAGCAGGCGTGCCCTTTAGCTTAAGACCGCTGGCGCCGATGGTGCCGATGGCGTCCTTGCGGCCCAAGCTGCCCAGCGTTCCGGAGAACACCGGCTGGAACTCCTTCAGCACTCCGCCTTTGATCACCGCGGACAGGTTATATCCGACGGCCTCCCCCATCTGCCAAGCCAGCTGCGCCGTCGGCGGATAAGGCACGCCTTCCGGATTCATGACGACTGCACTGTCCCCCGCCAGGAAAATCTCCGGATGCGACGTTGATCGCAGGTGCGGTGTCACCGTTGCCCGGCCGCGGTTTACCTCGATGCCGCTGTTTGCAACCACGCTGTTGCCCTGCACACCGCCTGTCCATACGACGGTTCCGGCTTCGATGATCTGACCGTCTTTGAGCGAAACCTTATTCCCATCAACCTCGGTGATCGGCTGACCGAGTATGAAGCGTACTCCCCGTGCTTCGAGGCTTGTCTTCGCCCGCTCGACCAGATCTTCCGGGAAGCCCCGCAGAATCGTCGGCATGGCCTCTACGCAATAAAGCTTCACCTCATTAAAATCAATGCCATGTTGGGCGCACAGCTCTGGCAGCATATCGGCCATCTCGCCGACCAATTCGATACCTGTTAAGCCGCCGCCGCCGATGACGAAGGTTGCGTCCGCTGGGTTCTTCGTCTTGGCGTAACGCGCGATCGACTGAAGGATATGCTGATGGATGCGTTTGGCATCGTCGACGGATTTGAGTACGAAGCTGTTCTCCTGCAGTCCAGGGATGCCGAAAAAAGCCGTCTCGCTGCCCAGCGCGATGACCAGATAATCGTAAGTCAGGGTCATGCCGTTGGCCAGTTTAACCTCTTTCTCATCCGGGATGATCTCGGATACCGTGTCCACGCGGATGCCTACATCGGTTCCTTCGAGCAATTTATGAAGCGGCAGGGCCACCGCTTTCTCATGCAGGTTGCCTACAGCGAGGCGATGCAGTTCCGTGATGATCTGGTGCGTCGAATATCGGTTGACTAATGTAATCTCTGCTTGTTCCGGCGTCAGATAACGGCGTGCAGTCAGAGCGGTCAACAATCCGCCGTAGCCGCCGCCGAGGATTAAGATTTTTTTCATCCTTATGTTCACCTCAATCTTAGCGTTGTTGTTCCCGTTCGGACAGCACGTTCATGTATGCTTGCAGGAAACGGAACATCTTCTGGACCTGCGGATCCTTCAGCATCTTGACCAGATCGAAGAGACCGATGGTTCTGGTATCGCTCTTCGCACGGTCTCCGGCCTCTATGGCAGCCGATGCATAATGTTTCACCTTGTCCTTGACCGGATTCAAGACTTGCATGAAACCGCCCTTCATATCGTCGAGCAGGATGCGGTCATTGGCAACCGTCTGCAGCAGATCGTAGGTTTTGGTCATCGTGGTCATCATCTCGGTGATCTTAGGCAATTGTTCAACCAAGGTCTGCAGCGAAGATTGCACTTCCGGCTTCATCAATTGTTCAAGCAGATCTTGTTGCAGCGTTTTCCCCGCCGATTGAGCTGCTGCTTCCGAGTTTTTTGGCTCGGGGTTCTTTGTGTTTTCCATTCTGACTGATCCTCCTTCTTTAGCTCTGAGAGACATCGCCGGACAGGGAAGAGATGCGATTCTTAGGAAAATTGTTCATTTTTTCACAATCAGCTGCGTACTTCTCCTTGGAAGTACTTAGCCGGCATCAAGCCAATGAATCTGAATGAATCATCATACTACAATGAATCGCGTCATTTCTCTCCTTATCCTCAGCCTGCTTCTTTTCCTCGTCTTATCGTTTTTCTATCATAGTACATTATACACAATAATTTATCATATTCACTGAAAATCGTACATTTTTTGTTGCAAATTTTATGGTTAATCGTTAAAATTCGCACAGCTTTTTGGGGAATCCCTTGCGAATAACCTTTAACCTCCGCCCCTTCCTCCTTCCATCCAACAAAAAAAGACCTCCGTTCTTTACGAAGGCCCTTCAAACATCACTCAGACTCATTAGGCGGCATTCATCACATTCAGCCTGATGCGATTGCCGGCCGGATCTTCCAGATACCAGCCGTCCGCCGCTTCCGACCACTCCACCCCTGCGCGGTGAAGCTGATCCAGCAGAGACTGCAGAGCGGTCTCATCGGGCAGCAGGATCGTGTAATAGTCAAGAGCCGGACTTCCTGCAGGCGGTCTGGGCGCACCCGCGCCGGCCCAGATATTCAGCCCGAGATGATGGTGATAACCGCCCGCAGCGATGAACAAGGCGCCCCAGCCGCTCGAACCGTCCAACATCATATCGAAGCCCAGCTGATCGCAGTAGAACCGCTTCGCCGCATTCAGATCATTCACATGCAGATGCACATGGCCGATCTTCGTGCCAGCCGGAAGCCCATGCCACTCGTGTCCTTCTGCTTCATGCAGCAAGCCGCGCCAATCAATCGGTTCCGTCACCATATGAATATACCCGTTCGGCTGATACTCCCACTCGATGCGAGGTCGGTCCCGATAGATCTCGATCCCGTGGTCATCAGGATCCGAGATGTATAAGGCTTCACTAACCGCGTGATCCGCTTGTCCGATCTCGATGCCCTTGTCCATCACCTGCTTCAGGAAGACGCCCAGATCCCGCCGCGTCGGCAGCAGCACGGCAAAATGGTAGAGTCCCGTCGTTCTTCTCGGCCGCTTCACCGACGGATCCGGAATCTGCTCCAACACAAGCAGCGTCTTGCCCTCTTCTGCCCCTAATTCCGCCATTCCTTCGCCGCGGCTGAGCACGCGCATGCCGATGATCTCCTCATAGAATGCGATCGAACGCTCCAGCTGGCTGACCCGCAGCTTCACTTCGCCCATTTCGATGTTCGGATGTATTTTCGTCATGGATAGAACCCACCTTTATGCATTTTATGCCTGCTGTTAACTGTTACTCCGTCTGCCTGCCGGCAGCAAGTTTTAACCGATATTTAGGATAAAAACTTCAAACCATACCTGCTGCTGAGCGATGATATCCGAAATTTCGTATAAAACTCGCCGTTAACGCCAACTTTTCTTCACTTTTATCCTAATTTTTGGTCAAAATGCAGAAATCACCCTGATTGCAGCGTCTATTTATCCTAATTTTAGGATAAACCCCTTGCTCAACATCCCCATCATCTAGTTATAACGCAATTAGATTACATAAAGTTAGCATATATCATAATTACAGTATAATCAAGATCCTGTTCTTCCACATTGTTCTACTTAATAAACCTTTATGTTGACTAAGTAGGGATTATCCGATAAACTAATTGTTAATTAAATATCTCGATATACGGCGGGCGGAGGAGAAAGATCGTCTTTTTCTTCCGCTATTTTTAAATGAACCGCATGCGTATATCCGATCCCACACCTTATAGAAAGGTAATTGACACCTATGACTAATTTTAGAGTCCTTTTGTTTTACAAATATATCCTGATCCCCGATGCCGAGCGCTTCGCAGCAGAGCATCTGGCTTACTGCAAAGAACTCGGAATCAAGGGCCGCATCTTGATCGCGGACGAAGGGATTAACGGCACACTGTCGGGAAGCATCGAACAGACGGAGCAGTATATGCGTGATCTGCGCAGCAATCCGCTGTTTCAGGATATCGTGTTCAAGATCGATGCAAGCGATGCGCATGCGTT from Insulibacter thermoxylanivorax includes:
- a CDS encoding 3'-5' exonuclease; the protein is MNAVVFDLELVKRFRKGQPSEIVEIGACKVDLSSREIIDQFQIYIAPRKGYIAKSTRSFINMSKQDMLSAVPFRVGIKRFVEWLGEDYYLCSWGKDDRIHLIDECIRKKVNLKWLINYNDIQKQIGAVLREDNRNQLGLQNALELAGIEPVGLAHRGIDDAINTARLMIRLLDHIQLQRNEVTDQEIKQFIQKRQRKRQARARALSTAKNKSPEASEEQKSDPS
- a CDS encoding AzlD domain-containing protein produces the protein MTLSEGFLWLLIGVSLVTLLPRVLPMVLITKFGMPEWLLRFLQYVPIAVMTALLVQAVLTEGESFIPLMENVNLLALIPTLIVAIATRSLLFTVITGIGAMFLLQLFGL
- a CDS encoding AzlC family ABC transporter permease, with protein sequence MPLERLTFWGGVKDCIPTLLGYLSIGFAAGVVGAAEGLSVLEIGLMSVFLYAGSAQFIVAGMMSAGSSILSIIVTVFFVNLRHLLLSAALAPMFRQYSAKKNFILGAQLTDETFGVAINRLTPNTTHRDQWMLGMNITAQINWVLATLVGAWFGTWIPNPQQFGLGFALPAMFAGLVVQSLIHRKKFRTDLIVAGSTIVYFVLAFLWLPGHIAVIAAAVAAAITGMVVER
- a CDS encoding MATE family efflux transporter, translated to MHQTYTLREKIRLFLKLLWPILITQVSYNAMTVVDTMMTGRAGTAQQAGVAVGFNLWMPISIGLGGIILAISPIIGQLLGSGEREKISQAVTQGLYVSLLISVVLITAGVFFLDPVLGLIDIDDPEVYHVAKHYLIAIGFGIIPYFASQVLRYFFDAQGYTGITMKIILLIGLPLNVVLNYLLIFGKLGLPRLGGIGAGAATAVTYWVILFVSILLAARLEVFRSYQLFRRWYRPSLTAWWEQIRIGVPIGLSIFFEASIFSLMTLLVASMFDTVTLAAHQVAMSFSSLMFMMPLSISMTLTIVVAYEVGSRRYDDARQYSVLGVLGALGIMSIGAMLLFFFREPIAYIYNNDRRVIELAAQFFLFAMIYQLSDASQASLQGILRGYKDVTVPFITALIAYWLIGIPSGYWLAQSTGLGPYGFWIGITIGLTCAAIGFFIRLRLVQRRVKQVQIAHAEV
- a CDS encoding NAD(P)/FAD-dependent oxidoreductase; the encoded protein is MKKILILGGGYGGLLTALTARRYLTPEQAEITLVNRYSTHQIITELHRLAVGNLHEKAVALPLHKLLEGTDVGIRVDTVSEIIPDEKEVKLANGMTLTYDYLVIALGSETAFFGIPGLQENSFVLKSVDDAKRIHQHILQSIARYAKTKNPADATFVIGGGGLTGIELVGEMADMLPELCAQHGIDFNEVKLYCVEAMPTILRGFPEDLVERAKTSLEARGVRFILGQPITEVDGNKVSLKDGQIIEAGTVVWTGGVQGNSVVANSGIEVNRGRATVTPHLRSTSHPEIFLAGDSAVVMNPEGVPYPPTAQLAWQMGEAVGYNLSAVIKGGVLKEFQPVFSGTLGSLGRKDAIGTIGASGLKLKGTPAALMKEASNIRYLSQIRGLFALAY
- a CDS encoding DUF1641 domain-containing protein → MENTKNPEPKNSEAAAQSAGKTLQQDLLEQLMKPEVQSSLQTLVEQLPKITEMMTTMTKTYDLLQTVANDRILLDDMKGGFMQVLNPVKDKVKHYASAAIEAGDRAKSDTRTIGLFDLVKMLKDPQVQKMFRFLQAYMNVLSEREQQR
- a CDS encoding VOC family protein, producing MTKIHPNIEMGEVKLRVSQLERSIAFYEEIIGMRVLSRGEGMAELGAEEGKTLLVLEQIPDPSVKRPRRTTGLYHFAVLLPTRRDLGVFLKQVMDKGIEIGQADHAVSEALYISDPDDHGIEIYRDRPRIEWEYQPNGYIHMVTEPIDWRGLLHEAEGHEWHGLPAGTKIGHVHLHVNDLNAAKRFYCDQLGFDMMLDGSSGWGALFIAAGGYHHHLGLNIWAGAGAPRPPAGSPALDYYTILLPDETALQSLLDQLHRAGVEWSEAADGWYLEDPAGNRIRLNVMNAA